The genomic stretch AGAACTAGAAGCAATAGGAGTTCCTGATCCGGAAAAAAATAACAAATCAAAAGTAATGTTCACAACACGATCTGAAGATGTGTGTGGTAAAATGCAAGCTCAGAAGAAACTCAAAGTGGAATGTTTATCAGATGAAGAAGCATTTGATTTGTTTTGTAAGAAAGTAGGTGATGAGACTTTAAAATGTCACTCAGAGATCCCAAAGCTAGCGCGTGAAATGGCTAAAGAATGCAGAGGATTGCCGCTAGCATTAATCACTGTGGGAAGTGCCATGGCTGGAGTGGGCAGTTTTGAAGCTTGGATGGTTGCGAAAAATAACTTGAGGAGTTCTCATTGGACAGCCTCAGATTTTGAGGATAAAGTTTTTCATATCCTCAAGTTTAGCTACGACAAACTTCCTGATGAGGCGCATAAAAACTGCTTCTTGTACTGTGCACTATACCCAGAAGATTTTGAAATAGACACTGATGACCTTATTGATCGATGGATCGCTGAGGGATTTCTCTATGATGATATCAGTATATATGATATGTACAACCAAGGGAAGTCTGTTGTTGAGAAATTAATACTTTCATGCCTATTAGAAGAGAGTATCGAATCTTTTCATTTTGGTTGGAGGAATAATAGGATAATTAAGATGCATGATGTGATTAGAGATATGGCACTATGGTTAGCTCGAGatgaagacaaaaacaaagaCAAAGTTTTAGTTCAGGGGGAAGTATTTTCCATGTCAAAAATGGATTCTAAAAGATTGAATGCTATAGAGAGGATTTCAATAATAATTACAGAGAGTTTAGATGAAAATTGGAATTTTCTGGCTTGTCCAAATCTCATCACTCTTTTCTTTAGCATTCGATACTTGTTTGTCCGTCATAATCCTTTTTTTTCAACAAATTTCCAATCATTGAAAAGGTTGAGAGTGTTGGATTTATCATATACTACATCTCTTGAGGTAATCTCCCCTAAAATAGGTGAGCTAATCAACTTGGAGTTCCTTAACATTTCTGGAACATCAGTATCTTCGTTTCCGATTGAATTGAAGAAGTTGAAAAATTTGAGGGTATTCCTTATGGAATATATGAATGGCTTTTCTATAAATATTTTTCCATTGGCAGTGATAGAAAGTCTTGAACAATTAAAGGTGTTTAGATATAGCAGAATATCTCCAGTTATTGAACAAGGAGGCATTTCATTACTAGAGAAACTGGAATCCTTACCAAATTTGGAGGAACTGGGCATTCAATTAACTAGCTTCACTAGTGTGCAAAGACTATTTCGCTCCACCAGATTACGAGGTTGCTCTCGACATCTTAAGCTTAATTGGATGGAGCAAGACACAGTTGAAATGTCATCATTATTAGCATCCATATCAGAAATGACTCATTTGGACTACATACATCTTTCAGGACAATACAGCCTTGTGGATGGTTCATCGATTACACAGAAGTGCCATCTTGGCAAGCTTCGAGAAGTGCACATAGCTGTTTGTTTTTCAATTACTCATTTGACCTGGTTGAGGTATGCTCCACTTCTCGAGTATCTTGGTGTTTATTATTGTTTGTCAGTTGAACATATCGTGAAGGAAGCCAATGACGAAGATGTTGGCTCAGAATCTAAGAATGATAATATGTTCATAAATCTTAAAGAACTTCTCCTTTCAAAAATTCCAAAGCTAGTGAGCATTCACAAAAGAGCATTGGCTTTTCCTTCCTTAAAACGTATTCGTGTAAAAGATTGCCCCAATCTGAGGAAGCTTCCTTTAAACTCCAGCTTTGCATCAAAGAACAACTTGGTTGCAATCGTAGGAGATACCGAGTGGTGGGACAAGTTAGAGTGGGATGACACAATCATTGAACACTTACTACGTCCTAAATTTCAAGACTAGGACACTGATGAATATTGGTAACCAATAGAAATAGGAATTAGTAGCTGTGATTGAATAATTAGCCTATGTTTGATATCCAAGTGAAACACCGTAAGTTTGAAAAGCTAATGTATGTATTTATCTTTTACCGTAAGTTTGAAAAGTTAATGTATGTATTTATTTTTCACCGTAAGTTTGAAAAAAGCTAATGTGTGTAGCTTTTGCTTTTCGTAGATTTAAAAGTTACTTTTCACATGAGAACTAAAGTTTCCAAACATAACCTTAATTTTTATGCTTCAAAGTAAACAACCAAACGCGGATGTAAATAGAGACAAGGGGACATATGATAAACAATAACCCCGTAATTTTTGAAGGACAATTCTATACATTTGATAAGTTTACACCAATCGTGCAAAGTTTCACAAACAAAgtaaaaataaaactaaaattagTAATGGAAATTAAATAAAACCAAGACAGATAAATTATACACTTTTAACACATCCATGAAAGAAGAAGTCGGGTCAATCGAGAAGAATAAGATCTGGGAGCTTGTCGGAAAGTCAATCAAGAAGCCAGTTGATGTGAAGTGGATTTACAAGCTGAAACGAAGGATGaatggaaaaaatttcaagtATAAGGAAAGATTAATGGCGAGAGGTTTTCTACAAAAATCTGGTATTAATTTCGACTAAGTCTACACACCTGTTGCAAGGTTGGAGACAATCAGAATTGTTGTGTCGACAACAACATATAGAGGGTGGAAGATACATCAGTTGGATGTAAAATCAGCATTTTTGAATGGATCTATGGAGGAAAAAGTCTATGTCAGTCAACCACCAAAATTCAAAATCAAAGGGCATAAGCCGAAGGTGTATAGATtgaggaaagctctttatggcttgaagcaagctccaagagcttgaAATAAGAGAATAGATGGCTTCCTGATCGAAGTAGATTTCACGAAGTGTGTCTCTGTACATGGAATGTATGTTAACGATGCAGACAGGGTCAGTCGAATCATCATATGCTTGTATTAGATGATTTGTTGATTACAGGTGCAAATGAAGTTGGGATAAGTAAAGTCAAGACGAAGCTAATGCAAGAGTTTGAAATGTCCGACCTAGGGAATTTGTCATATTTCTTAGGGATGAAGTTCAAAGACACGGGCGAAGGAATGTTTCTGACTCGATTTTGACTCCTGGATATCCCTAGACCTATTTCAAAAGCATTTAATCAAAAGATTCattatttattcataaaaaatgACTTATGTCATGATTATGTTACAAATGCTAATTTCCAACAAATTCTATCTTCCATCAAGCTTCATTCCCATGGCTTGTTCTTCACTTTCCAATATTGCTTCAAGTTCATTCTTCCACTACAATGCTCATTTTTCTACAAAGAAAATTGGGATCAAGTTAGTCTTCATGAATCATAAGCGTAAGTCatcaaaaagcaataaaaaaaatcatgaaGAACTCAAGAAAACTTAGGAAATTCTGCAATCTTCCTTAAATTCAATACTTATTTTTTCAACACTTTCCAACATTGATTCATGCccaaaaaatcaaaatttgatTCATAAGTTTATACTATTCAAAAGTGCACTTTTTCAACACAAAATCATTTCTCAAAAGCACTTAAAGTCATGGGATAATTCAGCAAAAATTCATGACAAAAGTGGCAAAAAATCAAAGATAAAAacattcaaaaattccaagtttcGTGCATAATCACCAATGACCTTCTATCTTATATTCCAACTTAATACTTTTgcaaaaaccaaacatcatttGTCTCTAATTAGCTATGCGTTCACAACCATTCAATTACATAATTAACTCTTAACTACCATAACTACCAAACTAACACAaatttcaaattttattttcaattaaatTTTCATTCAATCATAACCATTCATAACAATCAATTCAAGAGTTGAAATTAGTGATCCACAACTAAGTCTTAGATTAATTTCCAACCATTGATAAACCTCTTACTTTGATCACTATCCAATGACGCTCATTCATTTACAAAATCTATATAAACATGCAATTTTTTAAAATTTCAGACTTAACTCATATTAACTCCTTTAACCATTTTACAccatttttttctcttttcttcaCTCCCTCACCATCACCAAAGCTCATATTCAATACCATTTAGAACTTCACATTGAAGTTCTAAATTTGGTGGAACTTAACCACAAACCAATTTCAGTCAATCATCAAGTTTCAGTAATTCATTATCATCAAAAGTCATCATCCGAAGTTCATCAAGATTCAAGTATATTCATCAATATTCTACATTCAAGATTCATCTTCTAtattcattcatcatcaaaaaTAATCATCAAACTTGAAAATTATTGGAAGCATAGCGAAAAAGATTTACCTTTGAAGTTTTCCGGATTTCTCTCCGGCACTCCGTTAGCAACCTTTAACCGGAGAAAACAATCCGCTCTGAAGGTAACTCTTCAACTCTTTTATTCCATACCAGTGCCATGAGTTGTTGAATGATTCTTGTTGATTAATTTAAGTCACTGTTATGAAATAACTTATTTAATAAGCACTTTTTTCTTTAAACAAAAGAAATCCAATTTCAAGTAGTTAGAAAATTGCAAAAATCAACATACCATAGTTTTGCATAGCGTTGAATTATGCATTGTATTAGTGTAGAGTTTAGACATAGAGTATGAAATAGTTTATTAGAATAATCACTTATTTAAGACAAAAATCCAACTTTGTCATAGATCACAAAAAACTTTCTCCTTGAATTTTCAAAACAATAATCAACACAACAAAAAGATCAAGAAAAAAACAGAAGTGAAAGGAGTTCATAATAGAATCGTAACAAACCAAACGAGAAATAAAACTTGATTGAAGCAATTCACAGAACACTTGATATGCAAATTACGAAACATCAAACTATAATAATTATGTCGATACAGAAACAATGCAAAACCAAAACTGAATTGGAACCTGAAAATCATGAACAAAGTCTAATCAAAAATCAAAACCTAAACGAAATTGATGAACTCTGAATCCAAACTTGATACCGAACCAAAACCGTTCATCCTACTTAATTTATTATTATGTGTGTGATGTTGCTGCATTGTGCAAGAGTAATTTATTCTACGCTATAATGTGAGTGCCGCAAATTAGAGACGGTTGCTTTGCCAAAAATATCGTTGGTACAAAATCCATTTCGAACTTTTGTAATATCTTTCCATTTCGATTAGAGGTTTCTTGTGCCCTGTTTCTGTCTTTCCTTTTTAGCAAAAGAACATGGAAATAACTCTTAGTTAACCGTTTATGGTTTGTATCATATTAATAATCAGTATTCAATTTCTTAGAGGGGGTGAACAATGACACTTTGGATTCTCCATATTAGGATGTTGTCACTTTTACTGCAAACATGGAATAGATGATAACTATGGATTCATTTTTATCAACAAAAAAAAATAGAGTTTATTTTGACTTAATTTTCATTAGAATTAATCTAGTTTTGTAATAAAAATAGGACATTAGTTCTCTTGAATAATTAGGATTAAGTTAAATTTTATTAGAAAATTAGAGTGAATATCATCTGATTTTTTTATGCCTCTTTGATAGCTTGACCTTATATCTTGCATAATCTCATTTGTCTTGATCTACTTAATTGTTTAAATTCCTTTTGGTCAATTAATTAGATTAATGAATTTAAGACTATTTAATTAATCTTTCAAAATAAATTGCATACTCCCTtaggtttttattcaattaatTGATCACAAGTCCCTTGATCACTAGATTTGAATTAGATCTTAAGACTTGCACCCATACTTGATCCATTAAATCAATCCTAAATCCTTTCAcattcaaaaccctagaaaatAGAAAAATTAATGCACGGCCACATTATGCTCGAGCCCCATTTTGGTACCATTTCCTATTCTCTCATATTCATGTCTTTTCCTTTGCCCATTTAAAACTAAAGATcttcttttgaaaataaattcAAAATACTTAACAATAAACGAGTTTAATTCGGTCCTCATAGGATGAAAAAGAGAGGTCATGATGCACTTGCCCTTTCAGCTCTCGAGTATTCTGATTGTCGGTCGTACTTAGCATGTGGTTAGATtcttgtctccctctaagtaccaACGATTAAACTCGCCTCacaaatttcataaacaaaagcTTTTGGGAGGAAAGAGAGAGGTCAGGATGCAATTGTCCTTTCAGGTCCCGAGTACTTGGATTACCGGTCGTACTTAGCTTGTGGTATGATACTTGTCTTCAACTTAAAATCAATCACAACCAATCAAATTCAATTTTCTCCGCCTTAGGGAATTCAAAAGGTTTTTCATAAAGAACATGTCATTTTTGTTCTGCCTCAATACAAACAATGCTTAAACCTCCCACGTACGAGTATACAAGCAACGTTTAACTACTAGAACATGAGCATTAACATCATCGAATAAAAATGACCAACAAAGACTCATTTTCTACCCCATAAACTTTGAGGCTCTGATTTTTTTATTGCACTATAAGAATACTTAAGCACAGGATTTTGAAATCTTTGCGCGACATTAATTAAAAACTTATTTCCCCCTTAATTAAAATCAATCGtaagtaacctttagataataacactcattcatgcaaaaacaatCAAAACTGTTCCCGTTGTATACAACGGATGTGAGGAGTTCTAATATCTTTtccttgcataatcgactcccgaacccgaatttggttgcaacgaccatcttcttttcttttaagtgttttatcgatattttctattttctttggaataaataaagttcggtggagactctgtatttttcgcggtGCGATAGAGGTTACATGAGTAGAAGCACTACTATCAACCACCCAATCCATCTCATCACATGATAGATTTACATTTTCTACATAACTATCATAAAAAACAAAGAAATCATCAACAATAGCAACATCTTCATTATTGTTACCTTcctttttgttgttgttgttgtagatCTTCTTCTTGTTTTCCCTTTTCAACTGTCGACAATACTTTTTTATGTATCCCTTTTTCCCACAATGATGACACTCAATATTAGAGAATTTATTACAGTCTTCTTGTGATTACTTGAACCTCTATTTTGATGTCTCCCCCTCGATTCTGTAACCAACACCTTGAAATATGAAGAAGAACCTTGTGACTTACCCCTCAACTCCTCATTCAACACACTACTTTTAGCCAAGTTCATCAAGATGATACCATTTAGAACAGAGTTAGATAAGGATATCCTAAAAGTCTCCCAAGAATTAGGCAAAGTACCAAGAAACCACAAATCTTGAATTTCATCATCAAAAGTAAGATTCATCACCGACAATTGATTTAGAATCCCTTGGAAAGTGTTCAAGTGATCGGTCATTGGTGAACCATCACTATACCTCAATGACATCAATTGCTTGAACAAGAAAAACTTATTGTTCCCCGTCTTTCTTGCATACAACTCCTCAGGGTtgtgttgaaaagtatattttcggcaaatattttaatatcgtatccacatAGATTGGTTGTTGTTACTGtcgttctataatccaaattgttataagtttaaaatgtaaccaagttgttttgtttgaaaagttatcttttgagtaaaatgtcactaaaacaataaaatagttttaaccaaatgtaaaaggcttggcaagattggagttcactatcctattttcttatgtttccttaatgacaactatatggacttaagattattgatgatgttcaagtatcctctcaatatcatttatttctaaatgatattgtgataattattatattaatctttagacgatttctccacctaaatatcaatatagcaatctttaatgtttgatacaacataagagtagtgtataaatctatttctacaactcattaactacttgaaagcatattttaagtcaagacttgaataatctttctcaacaactactcaaatctaaatattcaaaatagggcaaaaatatcattcaatacatcaataacGTTTTGTCATATACAAGAGTCAAATGGAATAtataaacaaataggaatagctactacctccaatcttgataaaatggggtttagctcctcatcatcattttggacaGCAAAATGCAATAGCAAACTAAACTCTCTTTTTCTTCTACAATGTGTGTATATTTCTATTTTTTCCATTCTGTTTTTTAAAGAGTTCAACCTTTCCTAAAatgttcattttcatctaaaactgaaaagcacTCTAAAAATGATACAAAACTGTCACACTAAAGTTGGGTTGAAAACAGAACACTTGGCCCAAACAAAATGCTTGCTGGTTTCGCAAGGTTCGCGGTGCCATCCCTtgtcgcggcgcgaactgaagcaATTTTAGCTTctttgccttgcaagcttcatttAACAGTTCTCCCAAGTGTTATTCTTCCAAATGCTTCCAAATTGCCATTGaaacttcttccaaattatgcttGTGCACTCCAatgctctcttgtccaaaaactctacaaaactaacaaatacgtGAAATATCTACTTAAAACATAATTACTTAAActtaattgcatttatacaaaattgtgAGGATAAAAATGTGTAATTCAATAAGaaaatggtaaaagggaccaataaaaatatatgaaaagtagtactaattggtccttaacaactctccccaacttatcattttgtttgtccctaaacaaaagttttcACCAAAACAACCAAAGCAATGAAACAATACattgaaacaaggattaaccaaggacattcaaatggttcaaaagtgtatggccctttctcaatccacctatctcaatgctagacaaaacatgaataagagcAATGGTTGGGTGCGAATATCATACCAAAGAATTCAAAATAatacatgtcaaaattgaatcaaacttacacacacacCATAATAATGATCAATAAACATGAAGgtttactttcactcatccaaacaattaaatcaacaacaactcgAATCATGCGGTCATCAAAGCAAATACTAAATCATGTtaaaaatgagaatcaagaggtctttcaaaggttgtaatgtggcttgggttacaagaaaggatatgattaagagaattcaacaaaaatgcctatcctaagggagcattcccataCATTCAACTCAACAACAATTTTCGTTTCTTTGatccccatctttcttcttttcttatttttcacatccacacaaccatgagctttttctttgttttttctttcttttctttttctttgctctataGTTTCAAaggtgatttctttttcttgtttcttttcacaCTTTCACCCTTTTATAAAACATCAtttttccaagtttctaatcaactcttctaatttactctccccaactttagatttcaaaaccaaatttattcaataatgttccctacttagacataggcgaaaggcaaaatttgcaaacaaaCTCGGTTTGAAGGTTCAATTGAaacgaaagaaattaggattcatttattcacaaaattttcaattgactttacacttatcaatcaaatgaatcctaaaacaagctcaaagggggttaactaaggatcactcctcacaaggttagttgattcaaaactttttggccaagtggtttttctcataacaaacaatgcctctatcatattcacaattttcacaaaaatagattaatgcatgatttagcatgataagaatgaattgaaataatgttcggtttcccgcatttagtgtacaatggaaagctacctcacaattggttaagtcctattttgattcaaaaatgacatgtatctcaatgaatttatgatatggaatttgcaacacaccatcaaactactcatgttaagtctagaaagcgataaagtgtaccttgaaacgccgacactaattcttatcatcaccactcgaagtgtcctagACTCCCTTCTTTGCAAgcatttcttggttgctttaagcttaacttaagaataagaaaaattaaacaaacaaatggGGTATACCAAATTCATTGTAACACACAATTAAATCTCACAAAAGATTCATGCAATTAATAAAAAAAAGTTTATGGTGAAACTAGAGCCACCAAAAGTACAATGGTAATTAAACAAAAAACATaataataaaaactcaaaaaataaaAATCTACTACTACTCAAACAAAATCCTCAATCTTCCTCATCATAACCACCACCAACGGATCCAAGGACATCCTCCATCTCATTATCATGGGTCGCACCACCACCTtctgcaccccccataaaagttggcctgccctcaggccaattagcataagcagCATACTCCGCCTGGGAAGGAAAAGTGCGGGCTTCGGGCGCAAGGAAGGTGTTCTGAAATTGCTGCTGCATAGCATCAAAAATGAATGATTGAGACCTCGtagaggcctcaaagctctcacaACAATAGGTAGCGAACACCATCTGATCGAATGCTGGCGTACTGCGGGCTCGGGGTCTAGAGGAAGAAGTGCCAGCTCCTTCAGCTCTCTCCATCTGGCTCTGGAAAAACCTGTTCAGATAAGCATCATTAATAATACTGGTGATAGACAAGTGTACCTCATCCATAATGGGAACATATTCCCTTCGACAAAGTCCCATAATTAGCCCCGGATATGTTAGAACACCAGCTTTCCCACCGAACTTGGTTCCACTAGTAGCAACCTTTCGCATTTCCCCCCGCAATGATGGATGCCACATCTACTGATTTACCAATCATGATGTAGTACAATAGGCATCCGACATCCAATGGAATGGTGGTGCTATGGCTCCTTGGCCGAATATTATTCAATAGAAGCACCAAATAGGCCCTTGCTTCCAAGTTCAAACTCTCCCTCTTCCACGACTTCGGGAATCCCTGATCATTCAAATCACAAGTCCTTCCTTCAAGGCATAAATGAGTGCTCACGGTAGGAAGGTCCCAATCGTTGGCCATTTCTTTGGCACGGTACTCGCACCGCCCATTATCCGCCAAAATGAGAGGATTACCCAAATACGCATTGATCGCGTCCTTACTGAAGGAAAGGATCTTTCCCCTCACTCTTGTCTAATAGTGAAATGCCACTCCCTCCTCCAGCTGAAGAGCATTGGCGTAGAACTCACGCACAATGTCATAATTTATCTCTGGCTCCGGTTCACAAATCTTGTTCCATTTTCTTCTTTCAAAATTTGACACCAGCTGCCTATAAGTTCCACCCGGTGACAATCGGATGAATCTTTCCGGTTGAATGGTCCGTTTGATCAATTTTTCGAATCTCTCCTCGTGCTCATCACTAGTGAATCGTCGCACGGATCGAGAAGGACCGGAGCTCGTGGTTTTGGTACGTTTTGACATCTGCAACAAAATTAGAAACAACCATACAAAATCCCTAAGAGAAGTTAGCATTCAAAATCAAAAATCATGAAACTGAAAtttcccagttcgcggcgcgatGGCCCTTTCGCGGCGTGAACTCTGCGAACCAGGAAAATAACAGCAGCCTCTAGGGTTCCTACTGCCCCCAACTTTTAACAATCATAACCACAATCCCTTACCCAATCCTAATTTGAATCCTCTATAGACATGCAAGGCTATTTTCAGCATCTACATCATTTTCTAGCAAAACCCTATTTCACCTAAATGAGGAACAAAGAGGAAAGGGAAGAGATTACACATACCTTTGTTGAGGATTGATTTGATTCTTGTTAAAAAGTTTGGGATTTTTGAAGTGGAGAGGCTTAATTGTGAATTTGGAAGTGGGGTAGTGAAAATGATGAAGAGAATTATGAAATTGTGAAAATggaaatgaaatagaaataacACCAAAACAGAACTTAAAAGGTTCTGCCACACTCAGTTCGCTGGGAGAACTTTGTTCGCGGCGCCAACGTGAATTTTTCCATTCAGTTCGCGAGGCGAAGGTTGTTCGCGGGGCAAACTGAAGGAAATTTTTAGAAATTGTTTGGCATTGGACTGAACTCATTTTTCACAAGAAAAACCAGAACAGAATAAAATTAACAACTAAATTGACAAAAATTTAAAAGCAAACTTACGgcgttgggttgcctcccaacaagcgctttgtttaacgtcgttttgAGCTCGATGGTTCAATGATCTTCACGGTCCGGCTATGGGTGCG from Lathyrus oleraceus cultivar Zhongwan6 chromosome 7, CAAS_Psat_ZW6_1.0, whole genome shotgun sequence encodes the following:
- the LOC127102082 gene encoding disease resistance protein RPS5 isoform X1 — protein: MEALGVIWEVAKSLFSCTNAQAAYVYKLQENLESLMEKWEDLQNKKKDVQTEIDRAESTGLMKRTNEVIGWLHEFLKLEEKMKDTPSSQEVQSNQCLNGYCPKNIVSSYKLGKTIVKRLNEVNGLLARAGNMQIALKQPPKPIDEMPSSETIGLDLMVHKVWNSLEDDTVGVIGLYGMGGAGKTTLMKRIHNELGTREHSFDLVLWIVVSRDSDINKLMNDISNKLGIEEGFWNRSTQDQRVSKIYDRLKGKKFLLMLDDLWGKLELEAIGVPDPEKNNKSKVMFTTRSEDVCGKMQAQKKLKVECLSDEEAFDLFCKKVGDETLKCHSEIPKLAREMAKECRGLPLALITVGSAMAGVGSFEAWMVAKNNLRSSHWTASDFEDKVFHILKFSYDKLPDEAHKNCFLYCALYPEDFEIDTDDLIDRWIAEGFLYDDISIYDMYNQGKSVVEKLILSCLLEESIESFHFGWRNNRIIKMHDVIRDMALWLARDEDKNKDKVLVQGEVFSMSKMDSKRLNAIERISIIITESLDENWNFLACPNLITLFFSIRYLFVRHNPFFSTNFQSLKRLRVLDLSYTTSLEVISPKIGELINLEFLNISGTSVSSFPIELKKLKNLRVFLMEYMNGFSINIFPLAVIESLEQLKVFRYSRISPVIEQGGISLLEKLESLPNLEELGIQLTSFTSVQRLFRSTRLRGCSRHLKLNWMEQDTVEMSSLLASISEMTHLDYIHLSGQYSLVDGSSITQKCHLGKLREVHIAVCFSITHLTWLRYAPLLEYLGVYYCLSVEHIVKEANDEDVGSESKNDNMFINLKELLLSKIPKLVSIHKRALAFPSLKRIRVKDCPNLRKLPLNSSFASKNNLVAIVGDTEWWDKLEWDDTIIEHLLRPKFQD
- the LOC127102082 gene encoding disease resistance protein RPS5 isoform X2 is translated as MEALGVIWEVAKSLFSCTNAQAAYVYKLQENLESLMEKWEDLQNKKKDVQTEIDRAESTGLMKRTNEVIGWLHEFLKLEEKMKDTPSSQEVQSNQCLNGYCPKNIVSSYKLGKTIVKRLNEVNGLLARAGNMQIALKQPPKPIDEMPSSETIGLDLMVHKVWNSLEDDTVGVIGLYGMGGAGKTTLMKRIHNELGTREHSFDLVLWIVVSRDSDINKLMNDISNKLGIEEGFWNRSTQDQRVSKIYDRLKGKKFLLMLDDLWGKLELEAIGVPDPEKNNKSKVMFTTRSEDVCGKMQAQKKLKVECLSDEEAFDLFCKKVGDETLKCHSEIPKLAREMAKECRGLPLALITVGSAMAGVGSFEAWMVAKNNLRSSHWTASDFEDKVFHILKFSYDKLPDEAHKNCFLYCALYPEDFEIDTDDLIDRWIAEGFLYDDISIYDMYNQGKSVVEKLILSCLLEESIESFHFGWRNNRIIKMHDVIRDMALWLARDEDKNKDKVLVQGEVFSMSKMDSKRLNAIERISIIITESLDENWNFLACPNLITLFFSIRYLFVRHNPFFSTNFQSLKRLRVLDLSYTTSLEVISPKIGELINLEFLNISGTSVSSFPIELKKLKNLRVFLMEYMNGFSINIFPLAVIESLEQLKVFRYSRISPVIEQGGISLLEKLESLPNLEELGIQLTSFTSVQRLFRSTRLRGCSRHLKLNWMEQDTVEMSSLLASISEMTHLDYIHLSGQYSLVDGSSITQKCHLGKLREVHIAVCFSITHLTWLSFASKNNLVAIVGDTEWWDKLEWDDTIIEHLLRPKFQD